Proteins found in one Mytilus edulis chromosome 2, xbMytEdul2.2, whole genome shotgun sequence genomic segment:
- the LOC139512152 gene encoding piggyBac transposable element-derived protein 4-like: MSDISEDSEVSDIESDTDSDVDLAQEITESESSEDENMPNQRPWFRIYPPEIDEMQQNFAENVGLQDAPPRNSRPITYFFLFMTMDFLRQIVRETNRYAADYIASKDRIQRFSRLHDWFKVGVLTLRDLKAFLAVILNMGINKKPVITEYWNTKFASQSTKWFRDMFSRNRFQVILKFFHITNNAMIPNRDDPQYSPTGKFQCFVDLFNEKSKQYYTPNQSLSIDENFIGTRGRSIMIQYIPSKAAKFGVKLWVLAESITGYIVHLNVYKGKRYDPTPAGMLQGSYVVNSLLDSCSFFNKYYHVVTDSFFTSIDLAKELLRKGTFMTGTLRKNRAMPSSIKNPTINENEAKFLRQGQLLLCVYKEARRRKPVRLLSTSCKAVLNNNGKPKLIEHYNTKMGGVDLADQLVSAYVNDRKTMKVWKKVVFNLLQRMVTNAYILYKQNSDAPRLSRLSFLQSLIEDLAQEHLLSRQQRLPNREPNNARIRLRKIPNVKEKDCSGCSDRNGWDGRKRTRTVCVRCGNGLHKKCKHNHVCVDE, translated from the exons ATGTCAGATATTTCCGAAGATTCCGAAGTTTCCGATATTGAAAGTGACACAGACTCAGATGTTGATCTAGCGCAAGAAATCACAGAATCGGAGAGTAGCGAAGATGAAAATATGCCGAACCAACGACCATGGTTTAGAATCTACCCACCAGAAATAGATGAAATGCAACAGAACTTTGCAGAGAATGTTGGACTTCAAGACGCTCCTCCAAGGAATTCAAGACCTATAACTTATTTTTTCCTGTTTATGACAATGGATTTCCTGAGACAAATAGTTAGAGAAACCAACAG GTATGCAGCAGACTATATTGCTAGTAAAGACAGAATTCAACGATTCTCGCGCCTGCATGACTGGTTCAAAGTTGGAGTTTTAACATTGAGAGATCTGAAAGCGTTTTTAGCGGTTATTCTCAATATGGGTATCAATAAGAAACCGGTTATAACCGAATATTGGAATACAAAGTTTGCTAGCCAATCAACAAAATGGTTTAGAGACATGTTTTCAAGGAACCGATTCCAagtgattttgaagttttttcaCATAACTAACAATGCTATGATTCCTAACCGTGATGATCCGCAGTATTCCCCGACCGGAAAATTTCAATGCTTCGTAGATTTGTTTAATGAAAAATCTAAACAATATTATACACCAAATCAATCCTTAAGCATAGACGAAAATTTTATAGGAACACGGGGCAGGTCAATAATGATTCAATATATACCCTCAAAGGCAGCGAAATTCGGTGTTAAATTATGGGTGCTTGCTGAATCAATAACGGGATACATTGTTCATCTTAATGTATATAAAGGAAAGCGTTATGACCCAACCCCTGCCGGAATGTTACAGGGAAGTTACGTAGTAAATTCACTTTTAGATTcgtgcagtttttttaataaatactaCCACGTTGTCACAGACAGCTTTTTCACGTCAATTGATTTAGCAAAAGAACTTCTGCGGAAAGGGACATTTATGACTGGAACTCTACGTAAAAATCGTGCCATGCCGAGCTCTATAAAAAACCCGACAATTAATGAAAATGAAGCCAAATTTTTAAGACAAGGACAGTTATTGCTATGTGTGTATAAGGAGGCTAGGCGTAGGAAACCTGTCCGTCTGTTATCCACATCATGTAAAGCCGTACTTAATAATAACGGGAAACCAAAATTGATTGAACATTATAACACAAAAATGGGAGGAGTAGATCTAGCTGATCAGCTTGTCAGCGCATATGTAAATGACAGAAAGACTATGAAAGTATGGAAAAAAGTTGTATTCAATTTACTACAAAGAATGGTGACAAAtgcttatatactttataaacaaaatagtGATGCACCACGTCTCTCTAGGTTATCATTCCTGCAAAGCTTAATTGAGGATCTTGCACAAGAGCATCTGTTATCGCGTCAGCAAAGACTCCCTAATCGTGAACCAAACAATGCGCGCATACGACTCCGTAAGATCCCAAACGTAAAGGAAAAAGATTGTAGCGGGTGTTCAGACAGAAACGGGTGGGATGGGAGAAAGAGAACGAGAACTGTTTGTGTTAGATGTGGGAATGGACTGCATAAAAAATGCAAACATAATCATGTATGTGTGGACgaataa